CTCCTCGTGACACTTGATAGCGCCACATTActtatttcttttttagttttcaCACAAAAGTCCTTGCTACTTACCATTTCTCAACACGTGTCGCCACGTGTAACATCATTTCCTTGGTTACTCAACTTCGGAACCATGGTTAGGTTAGTCTCATTCTAGTTTAAGAAATAAGAACTTATATAAATAGAATGCGTCTCACGATACTATTTATATcatgtttttctcatttttgtCAATGCATAGTGCTGTAGTGATAAATTCACAGTGAGTAGTGAGTGACTTCGCACTTGTTTTCCTTTCTCTAATTTCAAGCATTAACAACAATGGGTCTCTCAAATTACCCGTGTGCTGCTGAAGGGGTGATACCTTTAATTGTGATGAACACGGTTATGTCTGTTGCTATATTGAAGAACATGTTTAGATCGGTGCTTCAAGCTGTTGGTGCCACCAGTTCTTCAGATACCACTTCTTCAGATTACCCAACGTATATTAGCATGTTTGAAGACACAACATCATGTGAAAGTTCGGGTTGTTCTAGGCCAAGAAGGGTGTCCATAACACAGTACAAGTCATTGTGccacaacaacaataataagaGTGTTATGGTGGAGTGTTGCGTGTGCCTCACAGGGTTCGAAGCGAATCAAGAGGTTAGCGAGTTGCCTTGCAAGCATTTCTTCCACACAAGCTGCTTAGACAAATGGTTTGACAACTGGCACACCACTTGCCCTTTGTGCCGTTCGTTCTCCTAGACTACTAATTAGTATTAATGTTATGTCTACTTTCTCAATTAGGCAACATGTTTAGCTAGTTAGTTATGGTTTAATCAACTATAGAACTTATATACATATGTAGTGAGCTCTCTTACTTTTTGTCTGTTTAATTTGTTTACCCCTTTCGAAGTTAAgctttttttaatgtattttcgGTTTCTATTTCGAAACACGGATCACGCTGCTTTGTTGCTTGATTTGCTTAATACCAATTTTAAAGCTTGCGTGCTTGAACTCAATATAGCTTAAATAATTTGGTGCAATGTGAATTTCTATGGTACATAGTATTATATagtatagtttttttttttttttaatttttctttggcAGAAATTGTGTTATACTGTAGTTATGTATATGCATTATTATTATGTCGTGTCAGTTTATCCGTCGCGACCTTCTCTGTTTTTAGGGCGGGTACTAGGGAAGTGACGTACCTAAGGGCGGGAGCggaaaataactttttttatataattttaaataaaaaatagaagattaaaataaagatgGAAAATAcgaaattataatataatttgagcTATAAAATCATCTGATTTAATATAAGCTTTTAGAAGATGATCGATTTATCTAAAACTTTAATGTAAAAAAGTTTCGAGAAAAAATTAGATTTCTATAGTCGGATAGAGTTTGAAGGTTTTACCCAAAAGGATAATATTTCCTTTAATAATTCGGTAATTTATagtaatttatttgtttttgttgtgTGTTGCGAGTTATATATGGTTAAAATATTgttgatatttaaatatttgttaTATAGATGCTACAATTTGGCGTAAGCTTGGATTCACGTTTGTAGATGAAATTTAGtttgtaaaattgattttgatagaATAAAAATCATTTGGATAatgttgataattttttttagattaataGTTATTAAAAGAGATATGACATTAAATTATACTttattgttatttatatttttatttgcaagttatttaaataaattttattattcaaCTTGTCACAAAAATAAATCATATTTAATGAtgaattatataaattatataaacaGTATGAGatattataaaagaaaatagaaaatataaatttaaatgaaaaatagaattatttaaacataagtatagaaaaaaaatgaaagtttATCATATAAAGGTAAAtgagtttttaaaattaaattataatactAAAATAAAGTGTACTTAGGATCATTTAGAAatattatacaaattaaaatataattagagtTTTAATTGTGGTACATGTAATTACCTATGGTTTCTAATAATGTTTTGGACCATATCTATTTCTGCGGTAAAACTTCTATCAATCTGAGTATTATGTTTTCTTTCAAgaatatttgaatttttctgTTGATCAAATTCAGAATTTGAACgtcttttaataaaattatgtaTAGTCATTATTACAAAGACTATTTAAATTCGAGTTTTAATCTTGAATTTTTAAGAGTGACAGAACGCAGAGTGGGTTGATCTGTGGGTCGAAATTCAATTCTATTTGACCAACTTGTATTATATATTGtgttatattatataaaaaatatattaaaagtgAGTGTCGaaccaaaaatttttatttatataaaattttttatcactAAACTAAGATTTTTAATTAGACTTATATGTTAAAAATCAATACTAACTCCTACATATACTGACAAACTCGGTTCCAacgtatcttttaaaaaaaattgcgCAAGCAAGACAATCCTTATCTCAacactcatatatatatatatatatatatatgggttTGATTTTGGGCCAATATTTTATTTGGGCTACAAAGCTTCTAtgtttttatcaattttttttgtaattaagaTCAAAAACGAGTTTTTTCTACTGACAAAAATcttcttaacattttttttgGTTATTATCATAGGTTTATAGTTATGTTAAAAACattaatataatatatctaatctaaattagatatatattaaaagtataTTTGTCTTCAAAGTAAGgaaaaaaaaggaataaaaatattattaaactgataaatattatataataaattatacttatttcttaagatatttatataataaatctaatttaaactagataaagattaaaaattaaaagatataaaatacacttgtttttcaaatataaaattagaattatgatagtataaaactaaaaaatattttttgtgtgattattttttaattattattctatAACGTATAGTATATAATATCATAAATTTTATACgcatataaaatttaatatctatctatttgtttttctttttaaattttatattatacttGCATAGAATTATGAAACTCTACTTAGtgttgtatttttaatatccgTATTTTTAAGGTTCATATtagaatatatttatatttatttataattttatatattattttattataaaggataaagtattattttggtttttaatatTCGAACTAAATTGTAATTTGGTCCTTAATATTTCAGACGTCCTAGATTTTGGAGCATTGATGATTTATTGTTAGAGTCTGAggttttattctaaaaaaaaaatagaaggtgttacaaaaaaatgtttgttatatatttttaacaagTGGAAATAAGAAAAAAGTTTCGGTCACGGTCACGTCACTCACTCTATTGATGATTATTAATATCAAATTTAAAGATGAAACAATATTCAATCTCATTAAAATTTTGAGATTAAAATAAAACGTTTGAAACGTTAGGATCTAAATCAGGATTTAGTTCAAATATTgtagattaaaataatattttatcctattataaatctattattttaattgaatCACGGTtaatttggtaaaatttttaaactgATAAATCAATAATTAGATCGATTTGGTTCGAATTTCGAAACCTTGGATTATACTCTTTTTCTTGTTATaccaatatatttttttaccaATATCTTCAATCCACAGAAATTTTGTTTTTGGTCTGAACTCCAcggaaatctttttctttttctttttgtattaaCTCCACGGAAATCTAATCTTAttgttttcatattttttttatttggatagACAACCCTTGGGTTTGAAATCAATTATTAGTTGAAAGTTGGGCTAccaaataaaaaatgttcttcACTTCTTCTGACCCAAAATAGCATCTTTCCCTTTGTGTGCCACGCGTTACTACGTAAATGTACATTAGATGTCAGAAGAAGAAATCAAATGTGTAAAAATTGCTAAGTATTGGAGAATGTCgagttttaaataaaatttgggAAATTATTTGgggagaaaagaagaagaagaaaccaacTGATTTTAATTTGAGGGCAGAACATATACAGAACAATTAATATAAACTCAGGAAAAAAAGCCAAGGAACCAAAAACCCGCATGAAAACCACATACTATTTATATAATGCCACAcatcaaataaaattatttagagGATACAAGATTTGAGAATTTTCGGAGtacttatatatataactaaGGTAACATTAATGGAGCTACAAACATCAATCACAacgttttattttcttgtttcaTGACCATATAATATATATCTAAGATATTTATTCATTTTCTAACCCTTTGCATTTAAAGACTTGAGCCTTGCAAGTTCAATCCTCTTCCGCTCATGAATAATAAACATGTTAGCTTTCTGGTCCACAGTCTCAGCAACATTTTTTATGATCGCCTTAGTCTCTGGCGCAGAGGAGACTCCTTCTGCTGCTGCTACTGCAGTTTTCGGCGCTTCCTCGCTGTTGATTTTGAATGCCACGTGGCCTTTTTGGTGCCGGGGTCGGCTGCTGCTCTTTCGCAGCGCCGGTTCCACCACTTCATGGACTTGGTAATCGTTTGATGAAGGGCACCACCCATTTTGTTTGAGATTTTGGAATAatgacattttttttttctatagtTCAAAGGTGCATTAGCCGATctctttgaatttgtggttgTGAATGTTAGGGCTTCATCttgtatttaaattaataatttccTGCTCATATGCTAATGGTTTATAGTTTTGAGCACTAGTGATAAGTAGTGAATATGTTGGTGTTATATTATTCTGTTATGATAAGGGTGAATCTAATACTTGCGTTTAGCAAAAGCATTTAATTGTCACAAAGATGGAATatatgaaaaagaaataagaaggagTAGCAAGAGGAGAGCGTGTTTACTTAATAAAAggtactaattatttttaaattggtGAAAACTCAGTCAACTTTACGTAAAATTGATAGTTGAGAGTCggtagataaaaatttagtcaaatcagttaaattatctaacgactctcaacGATCAACTTTACGTCAAATAGAATGCATATGAATTTTCAccttttaaattatttaaaaaattctatttaaagAATAGTTGGTATTTGGTAAAAACACAAGTTTTGCTTTTTTAAAAGCTACTATTAAGAATACAAACAAGTTAACAAGttacttttaatttattcaGCAGATTCATTAACGTTATTATAATCATTACTAGTGAATGATCAGTGTGATATACAGAAGAAAATActcaaacataaaaatttaaaaatacatcaTGCATGTAtgcaaagaaaaatataatatgcACCATAATCAAACTAAATTATgcatacataaaataatatcGATCGTTAAATCGAATTAAATTATCATATGTGGATTTTTTTGTGTgaatgaaaaattgaaattattcCTTGTATATTAATTACTAATAATGCTAAGAAACTTTTTCATATCATATTacataacaaaataatttttcatattcactgtacaaaaaaaaaaaagaaaaaaattaggtTCTAAATCTCAACTAACTTGATCTATATTCCTCTTACTTAATGCTAATACAATGATTCACGATATTGAAGTTTCACCTTCAACAATTAATGGACATGCCAACATCACCAAAATTAATGTTGTACTACACACTTTTTTGAACTTCTTAATTCGTCCCCAAAATCACCGATCAATGTTATCAAATTTTATCAATACATttacacacaaaaaaaattaaaattcaactcCACCCTTGAAATCACCTAAAAGCGGTATAAATACAACAATAAAAATTGATATATGTGACTTAATCCAAGACTCACATGATAAGGTTAGAATGAAAGAAGTGAGAGATAATTAAGTTATACAACAGttaaaactgaaaaataaataaacaaataataataatgaataaaatgagtaaaaaaatgatgaagagaaaataaaaaaataaaaatatactttatatGTTTTGCAATATATTATCACCAGAGATTTGGCACACTATTACTCCCAAAGTTATTATTGACTTTGCCTGAGTAATATCAAAATAGGAAAAATATTGAAACTTGAAAGTATGAAAATATATTGAGAATTTTCAATAACACCTTCATGTAATCAAAGAACTCGCTTGGAACAATCTGGGCATGAGAATCCATGACCTAGTACAATTATATTAGTATGAATTTGTGAACAATGCTATAGAATTCAATACCCAATCAAAGGGACATAATTTAAGTTTACATCAAAAAGAGCTATGATCACGGTAAAAATCGTAACTATAAATAAAGCTATGGTTAcatacaattttaaaaaaggaGTGATCATAGAGGCTAAGAGGGGTGAAAATAGAGATTATGGTCATGGTGAAAAAATATGGTCTAAAAtgtcaaaatttaaaaattgtaaCCGTGTTTATAAAAATCGTGGTCATAGATAAAAAATCGTAGTCATAGACCTATGGGCACGACAAAAAATCATGATCATAGGTCCAAAACCGTAACCATAGATTTATGATCACTTTTTTTACTAACTATAGTCACGATTTTTTAGcgtaattataaattttttttttggtaataaTGTTAGTTAGCATACATCATTTAGATTATTATTGCactaaacaaataataaatagaCTATATTATGAAAATTATCTCATAATTTCATCTTGCAATATATAATTCAATAAAATGTAAATGTGAACGGATGGTTTCATCATCGGTGACCATTTCCTCAAGATAAAAGTAcattttgattaatttattactGACTGCCAttactaattttatttaaaaaataaa
This sequence is a window from Arachis stenosperma cultivar V10309 chromosome 10, arast.V10309.gnm1.PFL2, whole genome shotgun sequence. Protein-coding genes within it:
- the LOC130956424 gene encoding probable E3 ubiquitin-protein ligase XERICO, with the translated sequence MGLSNYPCAAEGVIPLIVMNTVMSVAILKNMFRSVLQAVGATSSSDTTSSDYPTYISMFEDTTSCESSGCSRPRRVSITQYKSLCHNNNNKSVMVECCVCLTGFEANQEVSELPCKHFFHTSCLDKWFDNWHTTCPLCRSFS